A single Prevotella sp. E15-22 DNA region contains:
- the traM gene encoding conjugative transposon protein TraM codes for MKIDFKKIDFRQGKYWFPLVLFVPLVAIAYFSCEMFKGPTEQTGMVTDSINTMMPEPAGDGLHGKFAAMEDNILRGDGYTAINALGAEEQGESDDENVYSESEMDRIDKEKAEKKRQEQEMVALQQQLKESRMHINQYDDRYTGHSSNGSQQREMEQFEEQMRQIQERSRKMARDITGDDYPSRNGQQAQPNLNGQIAGYDIYGNPIMANQQPKKDTIAVVAKADDTHAESFNTIADDEKLDAPLIKAMIDKTTKAHEGTRLRFKLLDDVVVMGVKLKKGTYLYGTVTGFGQQRVMADITSILVKDKFLKIHLSVYDLDGMKGFYVPESAFRDMMKNAGSAAMQSNISFDSNGGSGISAQALALQALQNAYQSTSSAISQAIKKNKAKIKYNTIVYLINEQ; via the coding sequence ATGAAGATAGATTTCAAGAAGATTGATTTTCGACAGGGAAAGTACTGGTTCCCGCTGGTACTCTTCGTTCCCTTGGTAGCCATAGCCTATTTCTCCTGTGAGATGTTCAAAGGTCCGACAGAGCAGACAGGTATGGTCACCGACAGTATCAATACCATGATGCCAGAGCCGGCAGGTGACGGTCTGCATGGCAAGTTTGCTGCCATGGAGGACAATATCCTCAGAGGCGACGGCTATACCGCCATCAATGCCCTTGGCGCGGAAGAGCAGGGAGAGAGCGATGACGAGAACGTGTATAGCGAGAGTGAGATGGACAGAATCGACAAGGAGAAGGCAGAGAAGAAACGCCAGGAGCAAGAGATGGTAGCCCTCCAACAGCAGCTCAAAGAGTCGAGGATGCACATCAACCAATATGATGACCGCTATACCGGCCATAGCAGTAATGGCAGTCAGCAGCGGGAGATGGAGCAGTTTGAGGAGCAGATGCGCCAGATCCAGGAGCGAAGCAGGAAGATGGCACGGGACATCACTGGTGATGACTATCCTTCAAGGAATGGTCAGCAGGCACAGCCCAATCTGAATGGCCAGATAGCAGGCTATGACATCTACGGCAATCCTATCATGGCTAACCAACAGCCCAAGAAAGACACCATAGCCGTTGTTGCCAAGGCTGATGATACCCATGCGGAAAGCTTCAATACCATTGCTGATGATGAAAAGCTCGATGCCCCACTGATTAAGGCCATGATAGACAAGACCACCAAAGCCCATGAGGGAACCAGACTCCGCTTCAAGCTGTTGGATGATGTAGTTGTTATGGGTGTGAAGCTGAAGAAAGGCACCTACCTCTATGGAACAGTGACCGGCTTCGGTCAGCAGCGAGTGATGGCAGACATCACGAGTATTCTGGTGAAGGATAAGTTCCTGAAGATTCACCTGTCAGTCTATGACCTTGACGGTATGAAGGGATTTTACGTACCTGAGTCAGCCTTTAGGGATATGATGAAGAATGCCGGTAGTGCTGCCATGCAGAGCAACATCAGCTTTGACTCCAACGGTGGTAGCGGTATCTCAGCACAGGCACTGGCTCTGCAGGCTCTGCAGAATGCCTATCAGAGTACATCAAGTGCCATTTCACAGGCTATTAAGAAAAACAAGGCAAAGATTAAGTATAACACCATTGTATATCTGATTAACGAACAGTAA
- the traN gene encoding conjugative transposon protein TraN: MKKILFVAVALMAMSTTNVSAETTQSNDVYLSTIYVNEQVTTHLIMPETIRLVDISTDTIVGNQVNDNIVRLKPKGAMQDYEQAGIVTVIGERHIAQYKLVYRSCLPFASTRFTVPYWDMQEYQNPDVSMSVGEMSRYAIRIFNTKRSVENIHTKKDKMKAWVNHICSAGDYFFIDFSLENKTKIPYDISEIRVKLEDKKQKKATNYQSVELTPEYMLNCNKHFKKRYRNVLAVKKLTFPKAKVLKIEVSENQISGRTIELNINYDDVLDADCFDD, translated from the coding sequence ATGAAAAAGATTCTATTTGTAGCAGTGGCTTTGATGGCCATGAGCACAACCAATGTAAGTGCAGAGACAACACAGTCCAATGACGTATATCTGAGCACCATCTATGTCAACGAGCAGGTAACCACCCACTTGATTATGCCAGAGACCATTCGCTTGGTGGATATCTCCACTGATACCATCGTTGGCAACCAGGTCAATGACAATATCGTGCGTCTGAAACCCAAAGGTGCGATGCAGGACTATGAGCAAGCTGGCATCGTGACTGTCATCGGAGAACGGCATATCGCCCAGTATAAGTTGGTCTATCGTAGTTGTCTGCCCTTTGCCAGTACCCGCTTCACTGTTCCGTACTGGGATATGCAGGAATACCAGAATCCTGATGTGAGTATGTCTGTAGGAGAGATGAGCCGCTATGCCATCCGTATCTTTAACACCAAGCGCAGTGTGGAGAATATCCATACCAAGAAAGACAAGATGAAGGCATGGGTGAACCATATCTGTTCGGCAGGTGACTACTTCTTCATTGACTTCTCACTGGAGAACAAGACCAAGATACCATACGACATTTCAGAGATACGCGTCAAGCTGGAGGATAAGAAGCAGAAGAAAGCCACCAACTACCAGAGTGTTGAGCTGACACCAGAGTATATGCTGAACTGCAACAAGCACTTCAAGAAGCGCTACCGTAATGTGCTGGCGGTAAAGAAGCTCACCTTCCCAAAGGCCAAGGTCCTGAAGATCGAGGTCAGTGAGAACCAGATTTCCGGCAGAACCATCGAGCTGAACATCAACTATGATGATGTGCTGGATGCCGATTGCTTTGACGATTAA